TTAATCCTAAAGATGATGTGACTGCAGAGGTGAGAGAGATGCCTAAAAACTGCACACGCAGGACAGTCACTGGGGATTACATCCGCTACCACTACAACGGCACCTTCCAGGACGGCACGTTCTTCGACTCAAGGTAAACTCCAGAACTTCTtcttaaagtaaataaagtatCTTAACTTTAAGCCTCCAGTATACTTCCTCTAACAGCTACCAACGAAACAAAACCTACAACACATACATTGGAATGGGATATGTGATCCACGGCATGGATAAAGCTCTGCAGGGCCTGTGCATTGGGGAGAAAAGGAGGATTATAATTCCTCCTCACATGGCTTATGGAGAAAAAGGCGCTGGTGAGTTTGACGCCTGCATTTAAgagcttttaaaacaaactgagagGGCGTGATAAATGATCAGTTCTGCccttttcttttccctctgcGGTTGCAGGAAACCTCATTCCTGGCTCTGCTGTGCTGATTTTTGATGTCCACGTTATTGACTTCCACAACCCCAAAGACTCGGTCGAGATCAGAGTCACCCACAGGCCTCAGGAATGTAACATGACCAGCGAAGCCGACGATTTAATTCACTATCGCTACAACTGCTCCTTGATGGACGGCACGCTTCTGTACTCCTCGTGAGCGACCCCTGCTGTTCACTCTGCAACACCACACCCTCCACCCTTGTGCATGTAAACATCGCTGGCTCCTTGTCTGACAGATTTCTCAGAGTTTGGGAGTAGACGTAACTGTTCATGCATCCGACAGCGTATACGGCTGCATGTTTTACTGAGCTGGGATTTTTAAAACCTACTGTTAAAAGCTAAAGCGGATTATTTCTGGCTTCTCAGGGACCAGTTCGACTCACCTTCTGTCACGACTCTAGGAGCCAGTAAGGTGATCATGGGCCTGGAGGAAGGTTTAAAAGGCATGTGTGTGGGCGAGAGGAGAGAGGTGGTGGTACCTCCGCACTGGGGTCATGGAGAGGAAGGAGGTGAGTTTCTGGAaatgcttaaataaaaacaaaaaaaatgtcaatgtcatACTACTTATAAGAAATATCCATgcctcttgaacttttccacatcaTGGAGCACAAATATAAGATATGTGCTCCATGATGTGGAAAAGGTTTGGATACAGTTGTGCCCAAAACAAATACTATAACTAGGACTATAACAAACACTGGAGTCCTTCACAGATCAAATAGTtttacactgagattaaattacacacaagcgTACTACATTTACCcgtaaaaagaaattaataggAGTATCAGAGTCAAGGGGACTCATTATAAACGCAACTTTTCAGATGATTTTACTTCCATTTCTAAGTTTGTGTATTCACATAAATTCctgattaaaattaattattttaacatgatgaaatctgaaaaaattcAAGAGAATTGACTACTTTTCTGTAAATCCTTTCTCATCTCTTCTGACtggatgggtttttttgtagcTCTAGGAGTTCCAGGAAGTGCAGTGCTCCTTTTTGAACTGGAGCTGGTGCAGCTGCAGAAAGGTGTGCCAGAAGGCTTCATGTTTGTCTGGCTAGGAGAAATCCCCAACCCCCTCTTCAATGCTCTCGACCTCAATGGGGACAAAGAGGTCCCTCTACAGGAGGTAAGCAGGAAAGTttggtcaggttttttttttttagaataatctGTTAAGCAGTAAAATGTTCTCCTCTTTCCCTCCCGCAGTTTTCAGAGTTCATCAAACTGCAAGTCAAAGAGGGCAAAGGTCGACTTCGGCCAGGTGTCGACATCGAAGGCGTTGTTAAAGACATGTTTGATAATCAGGACCAGAATAAAGATGGGAGAATTGTAGAAGATGAACTGAAAATTAAGGATGATGAGTCTGAACAAGTGAGGCGAGATGAGCTATGAGCAGCAGCGAGGCGAGCACACAGGAACTGGAAATATCCGCTTCACAACTATCCAGCAAgaacttttcaaaaacattaaaggtaAATAAAGAAGTTATTGGAAACCATGTCACTTACCCTTACACATATGCAACTAAAttgtaaattgttttatttatgacattattttcttttgatacatttaaaattgaaaCCTGTATTCACTATTAAATAGTCATAAATTCCCATAaaaatctgtgttgaagttAATGGTTGAAAAGGTTCATTTATGTAAAGTTCATGCCTGAattcttttgaattttcttttgttttgatagAATAATTAAGAACTACTGGTCTATTGCATTATAaccatgtaagaaaaaaataaacttttataataaaattaagttaGTTCAGTTTCTTTCACATGTACTGCACATAGAGATgggttcttttcttttctgacaGATGAGCttattgaaatgaaaacatgtttaatatcaggaaagtaaaaaaaaaaaaagacttcaaaggtccaaacagaaaagattgctcacaaaagccaaagaaaacttTATAGGAACCTACACTGCAATTCAAAATGTAAcatgaaacacaaactgatgTTTTAAGATGAAATTCAATTTTGGGTGTCAGGTTGACAGTTTATGGAGAGGTGATTTATTGCGCATAAAATGGTAACAAATCTTgttgaaaaaaatgggaaaatagGGTGCCACATTTttattgtgca
The DNA window shown above is from Xiphophorus couchianus chromosome 16, X_couchianus-1.0, whole genome shotgun sequence and carries:
- the fkbp10a gene encoding peptidyl-prolyl cis-trans isomerase FKBP10; translated protein: MDITKCFGLLLFVFAVDCNPGPLADIVVDRYELPKVCAREVQTEDFIRYHFNGTFYEDGKRFDSSYERGKAFVSQVGLGKLITGMDRGLQGMCVNERRRITVPPHLAYGSVGTGGLIPPDATLVYDILLLDIWNPKDKVQIRTVSKPGICRRTTAVSDFIRYHYNGTLLTGEAFDSSHSRNTTYDTYLGQGDIIEGMDEGLQGMCVGERRIIIVPPFLAYGETGHGTTIPPQATLVFEVLLVDVFNPKDDVTAEVREMPKNCTRRTVTGDYIRYHYNGTFQDGTFFDSSYQRNKTYNTYIGMGYVIHGMDKALQGLCIGEKRRIIIPPHMAYGEKGAGNLIPGSAVLIFDVHVIDFHNPKDSVEIRVTHRPQECNMTSEADDLIHYRYNCSLMDGTLLYSSDQFDSPSVTTLGASKVIMGLEEGLKGMCVGERREVVVPPHWGHGEEGALGVPGSAVLLFELELVQLQKGVPEGFMFVWLGEIPNPLFNALDLNGDKEVPLQEFSEFIKLQVKEGKGRLRPGVDIEGVVKDMFDNQDQNKDGRIVEDELKIKDDESEQVRRDEL